From a single Miscanthus floridulus cultivar M001 chromosome 8, ASM1932011v1, whole genome shotgun sequence genomic region:
- the LOC136476540 gene encoding protein DESIGUAL 2-like: MAKMGAAILVCIVVLALDVTAGILGIQAQAAQNKVKKVTILFIQCEKPVYKAYQLGLAAAVLLVVAHAIANFLGGCACICSQLEFIKASINRKLAAITIILSWIALIAGFSLLLAGAMSNSKSTTSCKLTQGHTLALGGIMCFVHGGITVAYYVTATAAAHEVP, translated from the exons ATGGCGAAGATGGGAGCTGCTATTCTGGTCTGCATAGTGGTTTTAGCCCTGGATGTCACAGCTGGCATACTAGGAATTCAGGCACAGGCTGCTCAAAACAAG GTTAAGAAGGTGACAATTCTCTTCATCCAATGCGAGAAACCAGTTTACAAAGCATACCAACTTGGCCTTGCAGCTGCAGTGCTCCTGGTAGTTGCCCACGCGATAGCCAACTTCCTTGGTGGCTGTGCCTGTATCTGCTCTCAGCTGGAGTTCATCAAGGCGTCCATTAACAGGAAACTGGCAGCCATTACTATAATTCTCTCATG GATTGCCCTGATTGCTGGATTCTCGCTGCTGCTCGCTGGTGCCATGTCCAACTCCAAGTCCACGACATCATGCAAACTCACTCAAGGCCACACTTTGGCCCTTGGAGGGATCATGTGCTTCGTCCATGGTGGTATCACCGTTGCCTACTACGTCACCGCCACTGCTGCAGCGCACGAAGTTCCTTAG
- the LOC136476544 gene encoding calcium/calmodulin-regulated receptor-like kinase 1, producing the protein MKGVSEGLIIGITVGVVIGVLLALGILLCLRYRRSQTQIRSSSSRRASTVPIRTNGVNTCAMLSNSTTGQESPRELEDRASSLWIEGPGRKSMISASGIPKYAYKELQKATSNFTTLLGQGAFGPVYRAEMSSGEILAVKVLSNNSKQGEKEFQNEVLLLGRLHHRNLVNLVGYCADKGQHMLLYAYMPNGSLASHLYGENSAPLKWDLRVNIALDVARGLEYLHDGAVPPVVHRDIKSPNILLDQAMHARVADFGLSREEMVTRNGANIRGTYGYLDPEYVSTRSFTKKSDVYSYGVLLFELIAGRNPQQGLMEYVELAAINADGKTGWEEIADSRLEGAFDVEELNDMSAVAYRCVSRVSRKRPAMRDVVQALTRVLKRSRSRKHHSNRHPQARADDESVDLEGSEVQSSFSGLQREESVGSVSELPDV; encoded by the exons ATGAAAGGAGTGTCCGAAGGTCTGATCATCGGAATCACGGTTGGGGTGGTGATAGGTGTGCTGCTGGCTCTTGGGATACTGCTGTGCTTGAGGTATCGGCGTTCCCAGACGCAGATAAGGAGTAGCAGCTCGAGGAGGGCATCGACAGTCCCCATCCGTACCAATGGtgttaatacttgtgccatgctcTCAAACTCGACTACAGGGCAGGAGTCCCCGAGGGAGCTTGAAGACCGTGCGAGTTCTCTGTGGATCGAAGGGCCTGGTAGAAAGAGCATGATTTCAGCTTCTGGTATACCCAAATATGCATACAA GGAACTACAGAAAGCTACCAGCAATTTCACAACATTATTAGGTCAAGGAGCCTTCGGTCCTGTTTACAGAGCAGAAATGTCTTCTGGTGAGATATTGGCTGTTAAAGTGCTTTCGAACAATTCAAAGCAAGGTGAAAAGGAGTTTCAAAATGAG GTCTTACTTCTTGGGCGATTACACCACAGGAATCTGGTGAATTTGGTTGGCTATTGTGCTGACAAAGGGCAACATATGTTATTGTATGCATACATGCCTAATGGGAGCCTTGCATCACACTTATATG GTGAAAACAGTGCACCACTGAAGTGGGATTTAAGAGTGAACATTGCTCTGGATGTTGCTAGGGGTTTGGAGTACTTGCATGATGGG GCTGTTCCTCCAGTAGTCCACCGTGACATCAAATCTCCTAACATTTTGCTGGACCAGGCAATGCATGCTAGG GTTGCTGACTTTGGATTATCTAGAGAGGAAATGGTTACTCGCAATGGAGCCAATATACGAGGAACTTATGGATATCTTGATCCAGAGTATGTATCCACACGATCATTCACAAAGAAGAGTGACGTGTACAGCTACGGTGTTTTGCTATTCGAACTGATTGCTGGCAGAAACCCACAACAGGGTCTAATGGAATATGTTGAGCTT GCTGCAATCAACGCTGATGGGAAAACTGGGTGGGAAGAAATTGCAGATTCTCGGTTAGAAGGCGCATTTGACGTGGAGGAGCTCAATGACATGTCTGCTGTTGCCTACAGATGCGTAAGCCGTGTGTCCCGCAAGCGCCCAGCAATGCGAGATGTCGTCCAGGCTCTGACCCGTGTGTTGAAGCGCAGCCGCAGCAGGAAGCATCACAGCAACAGGCACCCACAGGCAAGGGCAGATGATGAATCTGTGGACCTGGAGGGGTCCGAGGTTCAGTCGTCCTTCTCTGGTCTTCAGAGAGAGGAGTCAGTTGGCAGCGTTTCGGAGCTGCCAGATGTCTGA